From Alienimonas californiensis, a single genomic window includes:
- a CDS encoding outer membrane protein assembly factor BamB family protein translates to MFAAPLLIAALSFAPAEPANAAETGPAAWPAFLGQGATALDPDAIPLKWTPESPQWTVDLPGHGQSSPVVWGDRAFVTAVSGREKEALHVLGVDLNSGNKLWHRTTGSTDPVENTLYVSRAAPTPCVDGDAVYPFFESGDLYALDHDGEFLWHVSLWKKVGRFQNEFGLGSSPCQTADTLFILKDDPDGPSALIAVRKADGGILWTADRGENRKSWASPAIVPVNGQPHVVVSSGGGVQGYDPATGKELWTLGEVGGNTAVTPVPYFTEDGGDGRFLIGASPGRGGEDVDAARISNGAVRVTAEGDGFKAEKIWTDEDLTVSWASPIVHDGRAYWVNRQGVLFCLNAETGEQLYASRTPAGSCWATPLAVGDRLYLFGKDGVTATVAAGDEYKLLAESRVWEEGATEANGDLAPETDPQRAGASAMFSGITQYGVAADPGGLLIRTGAKLYRLSAE, encoded by the coding sequence ATGTTCGCCGCCCCGCTGCTGATCGCCGCTCTGTCGTTCGCTCCCGCCGAACCCGCCAATGCGGCCGAGACCGGCCCGGCCGCGTGGCCGGCGTTTCTCGGGCAGGGGGCGACGGCGCTGGACCCGGACGCGATTCCGCTGAAGTGGACGCCCGAGTCCCCGCAGTGGACCGTCGACCTGCCCGGCCACGGGCAAAGCTCGCCGGTGGTGTGGGGCGACCGGGCCTTCGTCACCGCCGTCTCCGGCCGGGAGAAGGAAGCCCTGCACGTGCTCGGCGTCGATCTGAACAGCGGCAACAAGCTCTGGCACCGGACCACGGGGAGCACCGACCCGGTCGAGAACACGCTGTACGTCTCCCGGGCGGCGCCGACGCCCTGCGTGGACGGCGACGCGGTCTACCCGTTCTTCGAGAGCGGCGACCTGTACGCCCTGGATCACGACGGCGAGTTCCTCTGGCACGTCTCCCTGTGGAAGAAGGTCGGCCGGTTTCAGAACGAGTTCGGCCTCGGCTCCTCCCCCTGCCAGACGGCCGACACGCTGTTCATCCTGAAGGACGACCCGGACGGGCCCTCCGCCCTGATCGCCGTGCGGAAAGCGGACGGCGGGATCCTCTGGACGGCCGATCGCGGCGAGAACCGGAAAAGCTGGGCCTCCCCGGCGATCGTGCCGGTGAACGGGCAGCCGCACGTGGTCGTCTCCTCCGGCGGCGGCGTGCAGGGCTACGACCCGGCCACCGGCAAGGAGCTGTGGACGCTGGGCGAAGTTGGCGGCAACACCGCCGTGACCCCCGTGCCCTATTTCACTGAGGACGGCGGCGACGGCCGCTTCCTGATCGGCGCCAGCCCCGGCCGCGGCGGGGAGGACGTCGACGCCGCCCGCATCTCCAATGGCGCCGTACGGGTCACGGCCGAGGGCGACGGGTTCAAGGCAGAAAAGATCTGGACGGACGAGGATCTGACCGTCAGCTGGGCCTCGCCGATCGTGCACGACGGCCGGGCCTATTGGGTGAACCGGCAGGGGGTGCTGTTCTGCCTGAACGCCGAGACCGGCGAGCAGCTCTACGCCTCCCGCACCCCGGCCGGTTCCTGCTGGGCGACGCCGCTGGCGGTGGGCGACCGCCTCTACCTGTTCGGCAAGGACGGCGTGACGGCCACCGTGGCCGCCGGCGACGAATACAAGCTGCTGGCCGAGAGCCGGGTGTGGGAGGAAGGGGCGACGGAGGCGAACGGGGACCTCGCCCCGGAGACCGACCCGCAGCGGGCCGGGGCCTCGGCGATGTTCTCCGGCATCACCCAATATGGCGTCGCCGCCGACCCCGGCGGCCTGCTGATCCGCACCGGCGCCAAGCTCTACCGGCTGTCGGCGGAGTGA